A DNA window from Vigna angularis cultivar LongXiaoDou No.4 chromosome 1, ASM1680809v1, whole genome shotgun sequence contains the following coding sequences:
- the LOC108342769 gene encoding tubby-like F-box protein 3 encodes MDEGLEQSWWANMPHELLREVLLRIESSEAKWPRRRSVVACAGVCRTWRLIIKEIVKPPQLSSNITFPISLKQPGPREHLLQCFIRRDNGTQTYYLFLSLSSALADDGKFLLAARKFRRPTCTDYIISLDADYMSRESNAYIGKLRSNFLGTKFTVYDVQLPHSRANMAKSCSTKLVNPKQVSPKVPTGNYPVAHISYELNVLGSRGPRRMHCVIDSIPASAIEPERVAPSQTSYSVSNLGTSFPFFQTNSTHMENSISGEQNNKRDDVLVLRNKAARWHEQMQCWCLNFHGRVTVASVKNFQLAALPVNGHAEPQEDDVILQFGKVGKDLFTMDYRYPISAFQAFAICLSSFATTVACE; translated from the exons ATGGATGAAGGGTTGGAGCAGAGTTGGTGGGCCAACATGCCCCATGAGCTTCTCAGAGAGGTCCTCCTCCGAATTGAGTCGTCGGAGGCCAAGTGGCCACGGCGGAGAAGCGTGGTGGCTTGCGCCGGAGTCTGCCGTACCTGGAGGCTGATCATCAAGGAGATTGTCAAGCCACCTCAACTCTCTTCCAACATAACATTCCCCATCTCTCTCAAACAG CCTGGCCCAAGGGAACATCTACTTCAGTGCTTCATTAGGCGCGATAATGGCACACAGACATATTACCTGTTTCTCAGTTTATCTAGTG CACTAGCTGATGATGGGAAATTCCTTTTAGCCGCGCGAAAGTTCAGACGCCCAACCTGCACAGATTATATTATCTCCCTGGATGCGGATTATATGTCCAGGGAAAGCAATGCCTACATAGGGAAATTGAG ATCAAATTTTTTGGGAACCAAGTTCACAGTGTACGATGTCCAACTGCCTCATTCAAGGGCAAATATGGCAAAAAGTTGCTCCACTAAGCTCGTGAATCCGAAACAAGTTTCACCCAAGGTCCCTACAGGCAACTACCCAGTTGCCCATATCTcatatgaattgaatgtattAGGCTCCAG GGGGCCCAGGAGAATGCATTGTGTCATAGATAGCATTCCTGCTTCTGCTATTGAACCAGAACGGGTAGCTCCTTCACAGACCAGTTATTCTGTTAGTAACTTAGGTACTTCATTCCCATTTTTTCAGACAAACTCAACTCATATGGAAAACTCCATATCTGGAGAGCAGAACAATAAAAGAGATGACGTTCTAGTGTTGAGAAATAAGGCTGCCAGGTGGCATGAGCAGATGCAGTGTTGGTGCTTAAACTTTCATGGGCGAGTGACAGTTGCTTCAGTTAAAAACTTTCAGCTGGCTGCTTTGCCAGTAAATGGACATGCTGAACCACAAGAGGATGATGTCATCCTCCAATTTGGAAAAGTTGGGAAGGACTTGTTTACAATGGATTACCGGTACCCTATCTCAGCATTTCAGGCATTTGCAATCTGCCTCAGCAGCTTTGCTACCACGGTTGCTTGCGAATGA
- the LOC108342776 gene encoding LOW QUALITY PROTEIN: sodium/hydrogen exchanger 1 (The sequence of the model RefSeq protein was modified relative to this genomic sequence to represent the inferred CDS: inserted 2 bases in 2 codons), with protein LTAISIALLFFNRSRFRVKKKQFFRNFMTIMLFGAVGTLIXCIISLSAIHFFQKLNIDSLKIGDFLAIGVIFSATDSVCTLQVLNQDETPLLYSLVFGEGVVNNATSVVLFKAIQNFDLSHIDSNTALQLIGNFXYLFIASTVLGIFAGLLSAYIIKKLYFDKLIRHSTDREVALMVLMAYLSYMLAELFSLSAILTVFFCGIVMSHYTWHNVTESSRVSTKHVFSTLSFNAEIFIFLYVGMDALDIEKWRIVSESPRKSIGVSSLLLALILVGRAAFVFPLSFLSNLFKKSQSEKIELKQQVTIWWAGLMRGAVSIALAYNQAFGLMTKPLVRLLLPSSKHAMSFASPPSTPKSFTVPLLGSGREDSSRTNGGTPN; from the exons CTCACTGCAATTTCAATTGCTCTTTTATTCTTTAACCGTTCCAGGTTTCGAGTGAAGAAGAAACAATTTTTCCGCAACTTTATGACTATTATGCTCTTTGGTGCAGTTGGTACTTTGA TCTGCATCATATCACTGA GTGCCATACATTTTTTTCAGAAGTTGAATATCGATTCCCTCAAGATTGGAGATTTTCTTG CAATTGGAGTAATATTTTCAGCAACAGATTCAGTTTGCACGTTGCAG GTTCTTAATCAGGATGAGACTCCTTTACTATATAGCCTGGTCTTTGGGGAAGGAGTAGTCAATAATGCTACCTCTGTAGTGCTCTTCAAagcaattcaaaattttgaccTCTCTCACATTGACTCAAATACTGCCTTACAGTTAATAGGAAATT TATATCTATTCATTGCAAGCACTGTGTTGGGAATCTTT GCTGGATTGCTTAGTgcttacataataaaaaaactctaTTTTGACAAGCTAATAAG ACATTCTACAGACCGTGAGGTTGCTCTCATGGTACTCATGGCATATCTTTCATATATGCTGGCTGAA CTGTTTTCTTTGAGTGCCATTCTGACTGTTTTCTTCTGCGGAATCGTGATGTCTCACTACACGTGGCATAATGTAACTGAAAGTTCAAGGGTGTCAACAAA GCATGTTTTTTCCACTTTGTCATTCAATGCTgaaatcttcatcttcctctatGTGGGGATGGACGCATTAGATATAGAGAAGTGGCGAATCGTAAGTGAAAG CCCAAGAAAATCTATTGGGGTCAGTTCGTTGCTGTTGGCACTTATTCTAGTGGGAAGAGCTGCATTTGTTTTCCCTCTGTCCTTCTTATCCAACTTGTTTAAGAAGTCTCAATCTGAGAAAATTGAGTTAAAGCAACAA GTAACAATTTGGTGGGCTGGTCTCATGCGTGGAGCAGTTTCTATCGCACTTGCTTACAATCAG GCATTTGGGTTGATGACGAAGCCACTTGTAAGGCTATTGCTTCCTTCGTCAAAGCATGCGATGAGCTTTGCGTCCCCACCATCGACGCCAAAATCATTCACAGTGCCACTTCTTGGCAGTGGAAGAGAGGATTCATCAAGGACCAATGGTGGCACCCCAAATTAA
- the LOC108342759 gene encoding uncharacterized protein LOC108342759, producing MKNQKRKGSVAAESDEVVEDLGRVIHEHTLFFDKLIELIPAKFYLPTDDKEKPWFQGLSKASKAEAKKETKENIKKSRRDRLDPDKSSATTLDLLKESLGKEKVDDSDGVQVAAVAKPLVSGLGGDDRSVTYEELRQRLHRKLEEFRAGRNLGNAEKKREERNAKRGYKDNKRKRDDETEKGDNVSGELAERVKKDAAEASKELVFGHVKLQNEEMLGKKKRKLSKHKELERAKKLEEVKKNDPEKAEVFAKKQSWKAAMDRASGVKVHDDPKLLKKSINKEKKKQQKNSEKWKDRIQTRDQLKAEKQKKRSENISARIHEKKMRKIAKREKKLMRPGFEGRKEGFMNEGGVT from the coding sequence ATGAAGAACCAAAAACGAAAGGGTAGTGTTGCGGCAGAGAGTGATGAAGTTGTTGAAGATTTGGGGCGTGTGATCCACGAGCATACCCTTTTCTTTGACAAGTTGATTGAGTTGATTCCCGCCAAGTTTTATCTGCCTACTGATGATAAGGAGAAGCCATGGTTTCAGGGTCTCAGCAAGGCCTCAAAGGCTGAGGCGAAGAAAGAGACTAAGGAGAATATCAAGAAGTCTCGAAGGGACCGTTTGGATCCCGACAAATCCTCTGCGACTACCCTTGACCTTCTCAAGGAAAGTTTGGGAAAAGAAAAGGTGGATGACAGTGATGGAGTGCAGGTGGCAGCAGTGGCTAAACCTCTTGTGTCTGGATTGGGAGGAGATGATCGGTCTGTGACTTATGAAGAGCTTCGGCAAAGGCTTCATCGCAAACTTGAAGAGTTTCGGGCAGGTCGTAACCTTGGGAACGCGGAGAAGAAGAGGGAAGAAAGGAACGCTAAGAGAGGATATAAGGACAATAAACGTAAGAGGGATGATGAAACTGAGAAGGGTGACAATGTGAGTGGTGAGTTGGCGGAGAGAGTGAAGAAAGATGCTGCAGAGGCTTCCAAGGAGCTTGTGTTTGGCCATGTCAAACTTCAGAATGAAGAAATGctaggaaagaagaagaggaaactTTCAAAGCATAAGGAACTTGAAAgggctaagaagttggaggaagTGAAAAAGAATGATCCTGAGAAGGCTGAAGTATTTGCCAAGAAGCAATCGTGGAAAGCAGCAATGGATAGAGCATCAGGGGTTAAGGTTCACGATGATCCCAAACTGCTAAAGAAAAGCATTaataaggagaagaagaagcagcAGAAGAATTCAGAGAAATGGAAAGATAGAATTCAAACAAGGGACCAATTGAAGGcggagaaacagaagaaaagGTCGGAGAATATATCTGCCAGGATTCATGAGAAGAAAATGCGAAAGATtgccaaaagagagaaaaagcttATGCGACCAGGTTTCGAAGGTCGCAAAGAAGGTTTTATGAATGAGGGTGGTGTCACCTAA
- the LOC108342786 gene encoding uncharacterized protein LOC108342786 gives MKNKKRKGSVAAESDEVVEDLGRVIQKHTLFFDKLIELIPAKFYLPTDDKEKPWFQGLSKVAKAEAKKETKENIKKSRRDRLDPDKSSATTLDFLKESLGKEKVDDSDGVHDRSVTYEELRQRLHRKFEEFRAGRNLLSRSMLTLPQLE, from the coding sequence ATGAAGAACAAAAAACGAAAGGGTAGTGTTGCGGCAGAGAGTGATGAAGTTGTTGAAGATTTGGGGCGTGTGATCCAGAAGCATACCCTTTTCTTTGACAAGTTGATTGAGTTGATTCCCGCCAAGTTTTATCTGCCTACTGATGATAAGGAGAAGCCATGGTTTCAGGGTCTCAGCAAGGTTGCAAAGGCTGAGGCGAAGAAAGAGACTAAGGAGAATATCAAGAAGTCTCGAAGGGACCGTTTGGATCCCGACAAATCCTCTGCGACTACCCTTGACTTTCTCAAGGAAAGTTTGGGAAAAGAAAAGGTGGATGACAGTGATGGAGTGCATGATCGGTCTGTGACTTATGAAGAGCTTCGGCAAAGGCTTCATCGCAAATTTGAAGAGTTTCGGGCAGGTCGTAACCTTCTTTCACGTTCCATGTTAACGCTCCCACAATTGGAGTGA